Proteins encoded together in one Deinococcus irradiatisoli window:
- a CDS encoding GNAT family N-acetyltransferase, protein MSITLRPATPDDLPFRVALHNALIPEFPTTLAEVSRHDAGRRADFAFGRWIAEEGGRPLGQGLYTHQEWMYHPQKFFVDVKVRPEAQGRGVGQRLWAHLESEVRALGAQKLFASVREDHGRGVRFLQERGFGVEQREREAALTLAQAPLGGLDAALERVRAQGYTLSTFAGFADPDRERKLYAFDEAASRDVPRPNEEMYVFPTLERYWQHLNSNPDRDDSLWFVALKDGELVGLSQLNPVKARPEMLGTGFTAVARAHRRRGLALALKLTALSEARRRGYLQVRTSNDDTNAPMIAINTALGFQEEPAWLWMTRKELD, encoded by the coding sequence ATGTCCATCACGCTGCGCCCGGCCACTCCAGACGACCTGCCGTTCCGGGTGGCGCTGCACAACGCCCTGATTCCGGAATTTCCCACCACCCTGGCCGAGGTGAGTCGCCACGACGCCGGACGCCGGGCCGATTTCGCCTTCGGCCGCTGGATCGCCGAGGAAGGCGGGCGACCCCTGGGCCAGGGCCTGTATACCCACCAGGAGTGGATGTACCACCCGCAGAAGTTCTTCGTGGACGTGAAGGTGCGCCCTGAGGCCCAGGGCCGGGGGGTGGGCCAGCGGCTGTGGGCGCACCTGGAAAGCGAGGTGCGGGCGCTGGGCGCCCAGAAGCTGTTCGCCTCGGTGCGCGAGGACCACGGGCGGGGGGTTCGCTTCCTGCAGGAGCGCGGCTTCGGGGTCGAGCAGCGCGAACGCGAAGCCGCGCTGACGCTGGCGCAGGCCCCGCTCGGCGGGCTGGACGCGGCGCTCGAACGGGTGCGGGCGCAGGGCTACACGCTGAGCACCTTCGCCGGGTTCGCCGACCCCGACAGGGAACGCAAACTCTACGCCTTCGACGAGGCGGCCAGCCGCGACGTGCCGCGCCCCAACGAGGAAATGTACGTGTTTCCCACCCTGGAGCGTTACTGGCAGCACCTGAACAGCAACCCCGACCGGGACGACTCGCTGTGGTTCGTGGCCCTGAAGGACGGCGAGCTGGTGGGTCTCTCGCAGCTGAACCCGGTCAAGGCCCGGCCGGAGATGCTCGGCACCGGCTTTACCGCCGTGGCGCGGGCGCACCGCCGCCGGGGACTGGCGCTGGCCCTCAAGCTGACGGCCCTCTCGGAAGCCCGGCGGCGCGGCTACCTCCAGGTGCGGACCTCCAACGACGACACCAACGCGCCGATGATCGCCATCAACACCGCGCTGGGCTTTCAGGAGGAACCGGCCTGGCTGTGGATGACCCGCAAGGAGCTGGATTAA
- the fmt gene encoding methionyl-tRNA formyltransferase, whose product MTHPAPRRKVAFFGSPAFAVPVLEAILAEHEVVLVVAQPDKPVGRGLNLTPPPVAARAAELGLSLSQPERLRKNTEFQGRLRDSGAEVAVTCAYGKILPSALLEVPPFGFLNTHTSLLPQLRGAAPIQWALISGLNITGTTIMQTDPGMDTGPVLLQEALPIDPDWTSLDLSAALQAQAARLIVQALGVLGQLVHTPQDGAQATHAPMLSKSDGDVRWHDSARQIYDRYRGVYAWPQTSAFVGGRRLKITQLRPAEGQGQPGEVLEVGAAGVKVACGEGAVLLIGVQPEGRKAMSAADWQRGIGLKVGEQFDVALVSG is encoded by the coding sequence TTGACGCACCCAGCACCCAGACGAAAAGTCGCCTTCTTCGGCTCGCCCGCTTTCGCCGTGCCGGTGCTCGAGGCGATTCTGGCGGAGCACGAGGTGGTGCTGGTGGTGGCCCAGCCGGACAAACCGGTGGGGCGCGGGTTGAACCTCACGCCGCCGCCGGTGGCCGCCCGCGCCGCCGAACTGGGTCTGTCTCTCTCGCAGCCCGAGCGTCTGAGGAAAAACACCGAGTTCCAAGGGCGGCTGCGCGACTCGGGGGCCGAGGTGGCGGTGACCTGCGCCTACGGCAAGATTCTGCCCTCGGCGCTGCTGGAGGTGCCGCCGTTCGGTTTTCTCAACACCCATACCAGCCTGCTGCCGCAACTGCGCGGCGCGGCGCCGATTCAGTGGGCACTGATATCGGGCCTGAACATCACCGGCACCACCATCATGCAGACCGATCCCGGCATGGACACCGGCCCGGTGCTGCTGCAAGAAGCGCTGCCGATCGACCCGGACTGGACCAGTCTGGACCTCTCGGCGGCCTTGCAGGCCCAGGCGGCGCGCTTGATCGTGCAGGCGCTGGGCGTGCTGGGCCAGCTGGTGCACACGCCGCAAGACGGCGCGCAGGCCACCCACGCCCCGATGCTCAGCAAGTCTGACGGCGACGTGCGCTGGCACGATTCGGCGCGTCAGATTTATGACCGCTACCGGGGCGTCTACGCTTGGCCGCAGACCAGCGCCTTTGTGGGGGGGCGGCGGCTGAAAATCACCCAGCTGCGCCCCGCCGAGGGCCAGGGTCAACCCGGCGAGGTTCTGGAGGTGGGCGCGGCGGGAGTGAAGGTGGCCTGTGGCGAGGGCGCGGTGCTGCTGATCGGCGTGCAGCCGGAGGGTCGAAAGGCCATGTCCGCCGCCGACTGGCAGCGCGGCATCGGGCTGAAGGTCGGCGAGCAGTTCGACGTTGCCCTTGTCAGTGGGTAG
- the def gene encoding peptide deformylase: MPKVLRPHPQVYPLRLYGDPVLRRKAVPVADPSAPVTVPSFEPVSLRRFAHSLLETMFEARGVGIAAPQVGLSQRLFVAVEYEDDEEENEGQDKPLRSKALREFVMVNPVLTVLNKKKDAQLTEGCLSIPNIYEEGVKRNRAVRVDYLDLDGQPRSVEAEDYLARVFQHEIDHLNGVLFLDHLPASITDEYRKELSALQRQAKANLKELEG, from the coding sequence GTGCCCAAAGTCCTGCGCCCCCATCCCCAGGTGTACCCGCTGCGCCTCTACGGCGACCCGGTGCTGCGCCGCAAGGCCGTTCCCGTCGCGGACCCGAGCGCCCCGGTGACGGTTCCGAGCTTCGAGCCGGTCAGCCTGCGCCGCTTTGCCCACAGCCTGCTCGAGACCATGTTCGAAGCGCGCGGCGTCGGGATCGCCGCGCCGCAGGTCGGCCTCTCGCAGCGCCTCTTCGTGGCGGTCGAGTACGAGGACGACGAGGAAGAAAACGAAGGCCAGGACAAGCCGCTCAGGAGCAAGGCGCTGCGCGAGTTCGTGATGGTCAACCCGGTGCTGACGGTGCTGAACAAGAAAAAAGACGCGCAGCTCACCGAGGGCTGCCTCTCGATTCCCAACATCTACGAGGAGGGCGTCAAGCGCAACCGGGCGGTGCGGGTCGATTACCTCGACCTCGACGGTCAGCCGCGGAGCGTCGAGGCCGAGGATTACCTCGCCCGGGTCTTTCAGCACGAGATCGACCACCTCAACGGGGTGCTGTTTCTCGACCACCTGCCGGCCAGCATCACCGACGAGTACCGCAAGGAACTCAGCGCCTTGCAGCGTCAGGCCAAGGCCAACCTCAAAGAGCTGGAAGGTTGA
- a CDS encoding DcrB-related protein has protein sequence MKPLFVALLALLGSAQAATFKSKAYPYTLMVPDDWQSKKVPGVDVALAAPSSAGSVPASLNVAVTQVDPALKVTLSDLRALTLKQASEALKNPQLLGEADVKVGGQPGHVLNYLGSEEGVPMHWIQVFTLKGNLAYVLTFATPQASFEQDKKLANQILNSFKIN, from the coding sequence ATGAAGCCTCTTTTCGTTGCCCTCCTGGCCCTGCTCGGCTCGGCCCAGGCCGCCACCTTCAAGAGCAAGGCCTACCCCTACACCCTGATGGTGCCGGACGACTGGCAGAGCAAGAAAGTGCCGGGGGTGGACGTGGCGCTGGCCGCGCCCAGCAGCGCCGGCAGCGTGCCGGCCAGCCTCAACGTCGCGGTCACCCAGGTGGACCCGGCCCTCAAGGTCACGCTGAGCGACCTGCGGGCGCTGACCCTCAAGCAGGCCAGCGAAGCGCTCAAGAACCCGCAGCTGCTCGGCGAGGCCGACGTCAAGGTGGGCGGCCAGCCGGGCCACGTCCTGAACTACCTGGGCAGCGAGGAAGGCGTGCCCATGCACTGGATTCAGGTGTTTACCCTGAAAGGCAACCTGGCGTACGTGCTGACCTTCGCCACGCCGCAGGCCAGCTTCGAGCAGGACAAGAAACTCGCCAACCAGATTCTCAACAGCTTCAAGATCAACTGA
- a CDS encoding M20/M25/M40 family metallo-hydrolase: protein MPLAYLTRIAQTPAPTFHEEERAQLLAHLWRDLGHAPERDAVGNVLLRLGPRQGKALLLAAHLDTVFGPETDVTVREEGGRLVGPGVGDNSSSLAVLTAFLRDLDPAQLRRPLWIAANVGEEGLGDLRGAKALLSEHAPELSAFVAVDGYLGVAVTKAVGVRRYRVMFSGQGGHSWGDQAPSALHALGLAITALYSLPLPSSPRTTLNVGVASGGNSVNSIASSAELLLDLRSLDAQLLDDLDSKARHALQGAARQVGVQLRLDQVGDRPGGNLRSDNLLRLARLASQPAGLELKTAASSTDANAAAPHGVPSLALGVYRGGNAHREDEWVQPGSLATGLGVLQRFVRAYQHD from the coding sequence GTGCCGCTCGCTTACCTCACCCGCATCGCCCAGACGCCGGCGCCGACTTTTCACGAGGAAGAGCGGGCGCAACTGCTCGCGCACCTCTGGCGCGACTTGGGCCATGCACCCGAGCGCGACGCAGTGGGCAACGTGCTGTTGCGCCTGGGTCCTCGTCAGGGCAAGGCCCTGCTGCTGGCCGCCCACCTCGACACGGTGTTCGGCCCCGAAACCGACGTGACGGTGCGCGAGGAGGGCGGGCGCCTCGTCGGACCCGGCGTGGGCGACAACTCGTCGAGCCTGGCGGTGCTGACGGCCTTCCTGCGCGACCTCGATCCGGCCCAGTTGCGCCGACCATTGTGGATCGCGGCCAATGTGGGCGAGGAGGGCCTGGGCGACCTGCGCGGGGCCAAGGCGCTGCTCTCCGAGCATGCCCCTGAACTCTCGGCCTTCGTGGCGGTGGACGGCTACCTGGGCGTGGCCGTGACCAAGGCGGTGGGGGTGCGGCGTTACCGGGTGATGTTCAGCGGGCAGGGCGGGCACTCCTGGGGCGATCAGGCGCCCAGCGCCCTGCACGCGCTGGGGCTGGCGATCACCGCGCTCTACAGCCTGCCGCTGCCGTCCAGTCCGCGCACCACCCTCAACGTGGGGGTGGCGTCGGGCGGCAACAGTGTCAACAGCATCGCCAGCAGCGCCGAACTGCTGCTCGATCTGCGCTCGCTCGATGCCCAGCTGCTCGACGACCTCGATAGCAAGGCCCGCCACGCGCTGCAGGGCGCGGCGCGGCAGGTGGGGGTGCAGCTGCGGCTCGATCAGGTCGGCGACCGGCCCGGCGGCAACCTGCGCTCGGACAACCTGCTGCGTCTGGCCCGGCTCGCCAGCCAACCGGCGGGCCTGGAACTCAAGACGGCGGCCAGCAGCACCGACGCCAACGCCGCCGCTCCACACGGTGTGCCGTCGCTGGCGCTGGGGGTCTACCGGGGCGGCAACGCCCACCGCGAGGACGAATGGGTGCAGCCCGGCAGCCTGGCGACCGGGCTGGGGGTCTTGCAGCGCTTCGTGCGCGCTTACCAGCACGACTAG
- the ilvA gene encoding threonine ammonia-lyase, biosynthetic: MELVRRVLTSRVYDVAIETALQDAPQLSARLGNRVMLKREDQQPVFSFKLRGAYNKMAQLGEDARRRGVITASAGNHAQGVAFSAQKLGVRAVIVMPVTTPEIKVRACRARGAEVVLFGDSFSDAEAHAYQLQRDLNLTFVHPYDDPDVIAGQGTVGLELLSQVPGDHYTVFVPVGGGGLIAGVAAFLKALKPGVRVVGVEPDDSDAMTRSVRAGERVRLDTVGLFVDGVAVKQVGEHTFELARRFVDEWITVSTDEVCAAIKDVYDDARAVMEPAGALSVAGLKKYARQRQLSNQTLVALTCGANMNFDRLRHVAERAEIGEQREAILAVTIPEQAGAFKAFCTALGQRQITEFNYRYAPRDDARIFVGVQLGHPDQRPELIASLEKQYYPVTDLTEDELAKVHVRHMVGGRAPEARDERLYSFDFPERPGALLAFLTQLQSRWNISLFHYRNHGSAHGRVLAGIQVPDDELPAFLASVRQLGYPAHDMSQNAAYHLFLK, translated from the coding sequence ATGGAACTGGTGCGCCGGGTGCTGACCAGCCGGGTCTACGACGTGGCCATCGAAACCGCGCTGCAAGACGCGCCGCAGCTCTCGGCCCGGCTGGGCAACCGGGTGATGCTCAAGCGCGAGGACCAGCAGCCGGTGTTCTCGTTCAAGCTGCGCGGCGCCTACAACAAGATGGCCCAGCTCGGTGAAGACGCCCGCCGCCGGGGCGTGATCACCGCCTCGGCCGGCAACCATGCCCAGGGGGTGGCCTTCAGCGCCCAGAAGCTCGGCGTGCGGGCCGTCATCGTGATGCCGGTGACCACCCCCGAGATCAAGGTGCGGGCCTGCCGGGCGCGCGGGGCCGAGGTGGTGCTGTTCGGCGACTCGTTCAGCGACGCCGAGGCGCACGCCTACCAGCTGCAGCGCGACCTGAACCTCACCTTCGTGCATCCCTACGACGACCCCGACGTGATCGCCGGGCAGGGCACGGTGGGCCTGGAACTGCTCTCGCAGGTGCCGGGCGACCACTACACCGTGTTCGTGCCGGTGGGCGGCGGCGGTCTGATCGCCGGGGTGGCGGCCTTTCTCAAGGCGCTCAAGCCGGGCGTGCGGGTGGTGGGCGTGGAGCCCGACGACTCCGACGCCATGACCCGCAGCGTGCGGGCCGGCGAGCGGGTGCGGCTCGACACGGTGGGCCTGTTCGTGGACGGCGTGGCGGTCAAGCAGGTGGGCGAGCACACCTTCGAGCTGGCCCGCCGCTTCGTGGACGAATGGATCACCGTCAGCACCGACGAGGTCTGCGCGGCCATCAAGGACGTGTACGACGACGCCCGCGCCGTGATGGAACCGGCCGGGGCACTCTCGGTGGCCGGGCTCAAGAAGTACGCCCGGCAGCGCCAGCTTTCGAATCAGACGCTGGTGGCGCTGACCTGCGGGGCCAACATGAACTTCGACCGCCTGCGGCACGTCGCCGAACGCGCCGAGATCGGCGAGCAGCGCGAAGCGATTCTGGCGGTGACGATTCCCGAGCAGGCCGGGGCCTTCAAGGCGTTTTGCACCGCGCTGGGCCAGCGCCAGATCACCGAGTTCAATTACCGCTACGCTCCGCGCGATGACGCCCGCATCTTCGTGGGCGTGCAGCTGGGTCACCCCGACCAGCGCCCCGAGCTGATCGCCTCGCTGGAGAAGCAGTACTATCCGGTCACCGATCTCACTGAGGACGAACTCGCCAAGGTGCATGTGCGCCACATGGTCGGCGGCCGCGCCCCCGAAGCCCGGGACGAGCGGCTCTACTCGTTCGATTTTCCCGAGCGCCCCGGCGCGCTGCTGGCCTTCCTGACCCAGCTCCAGTCGAGGTGGAACATCAGTCTCTTTCATTACCGCAACCACGGCAGCGCGCATGGCCGGGTGCTGGCCGGCATTCAGGTGCCGGACGACGAACTGCCGGCCTTCCTCGCCTCGGTGCGTCAGCTCGGCTACCCGGCCCACGACATGAGCCAGAACGCGGCCTACCACCTGTTTCTGAAGTGA